The DNA segment AGAATATACCTCACCATTCGATGGATTATAGTTGTCCAACCACTTATTAGATTGAGGCTTGGCATATGTTCCATCAATATAGTTTAAAATCTTTTCCATAGCAGTAGGTTATTTTTTCTCTTGCGAAGTAAATAATTTTTTAAAAGCATCGTACACGGCCAAATGCAATGCATCACCGTGATCTTGCTCTTTTAAAAAGTGATAATATAAAGACGTGTTTTTCTTTTTGTTTTTGTTCAGTTTTTTATGAAGCTGCTTTGCCACTCGCTTCATCACATTTCCTTCTTCTCCAACAGCGACGTAGATTGATTTTTCTGTGCTATAAGGTTGTGGTTCTTTTTTTAACAACGATTCATAATCGTACCACAAACTCGGACTAACGATAATGTAGTTTTTAAAAAGATTAGGCTTTTTAAATAAGATTTCAGAAGCCAATAAGCCACCCAACGATTGTCCAATTAAGGTTTTTTCTGAAGTAACTGGGTATTGCTTTTCCACTAGGGGTTGCAGCTCTTTTTCTATAAATGCAATAAATTTTTCTGAATGACCGGTTTCTGGATATTTTTTAACGTACTCTTTATCGGTAGAAGGATAGGTGAAGTCACGATTCCTGCTCACATTGGCAATTCCGATTACAATGGTTTCCGGAATCATATTAATCCACGAAAAGGATCCAAACTGAACCAAGCCTGCAATATGAATAAAATCTTCATCGGCCGAACCATCCAACAAATAAATAACGGGGTATTCTTTTTCTTCGGAAAAATTATGTGGCAAATAAACGTTTAACGTTCGCTCTTCTTCTAAAGTTTCAGAATAAAACGTAAGTGTTTCTCCAATTGAGAAAGGTTCTTTTGAAACTTCAATAGGCTTTGTTTGCGCATAGCTTATTGAAACAGATAAAAAGAAAATGGACAGGACTATTTTTTTAATTGCTTTCATTGATATTAATTTTACTCACTACTCACTACTCACTACTCACTACTCACTACTCACTACTCACTTACAGGCTTATAAGCCATTGCCTTAATTTCCACCATTAAATGCGGATGCGGCAATTGATGCACTGCAACAGTGGTTCGTGCTGGGCCTGTTTCTTTTTTAAAATATTGCGCATACACTTCATTATAGCCTGCAAAGTCATTCATGTTAACCAAAAAAGAGGTTACATCGACTACATCATCCATAGTGGCGTTTTCTGTAGCTAGATAATCCTTAATGTTTTCGAGTACGGCACGGGTTTGTTCTTTAATATCGAATTGCATGCTGCCCATTTCGTCTACTTGGTTGGCACCGGCAATAGTGTTGTCGGGTAGTCTAGAGCTGGTTCCACTTATAAAAATGAAGTCTCCCACGCGTTTTACGTGTGGATAGGCTCCTCGAGGTTTTGCTTTTCCGTCGACTAATTTACTTTTGTTTCTCATGTTTTTTTATTTTAAGTTTTTTACCACCGCATCATCGTGCATAATCTCTTTGGTCTCGCGTTTTACCAATTTTAATTTTTCTTGAAGCGATAACGAATCAGGTAATTTTCCATCGTCTAGCAAGTTTAAGATGGCTTTGTCTTGTGCCCGTCCTTTTCGTAAAGCCTCATCGTAAGTGATGTGTTCGTTAAAGGTAACTAAAGAATATTTACTATAATATTCCTGTGGAAACTCCGCTTCAAAAGCAGTTTCCAGTTTTCGTTTGCGTTGGAATAATGGACTTGCCGTGTGCTCTTTCATTTCGTGAAAGTTATCGACCGCTAAATCGGCAATGGCGTCGGTGTCTTTTTTGCGATTGACTTCATATTCTTGAAAAATAGTTTCCCAGTGAAGCGTTCCGTCGGTGAGATTGCTTTCATATTTCTCTAAAATTTCATCAAAAACCACTACATCTTCAAATGAGGCATTCATTCCTTGTCCATAAAATGGAACGATTGCGTGAGCCGCATCGCCCAACAATAAAGTTTTTCCGTAGGTGCTCCAAGGAGAACATTTTATGGTGCCCAGTGGCCCTGTTGGATTATTAAAAAATTCTTCAGCTAAATTAGGCATCAATTCTAATGCATCAGGAAATTCTTTCTCGAAATATTCAGTAACCCGTTCTGGAGTGTTTAAATTTTCGAAACAATAATCGCTGTTTTTATATGGAAGAAATAGGGTAACGGTGAAACTTCCATCTAAATTGGGTAAGGCAATAAGCATATCTTCTCCGCGTGGCCAAATATGTAATGCATTGGTGTAGGTACGATATCCTCCGTCTTTTTTAGCTGGAATCTCCAGTTCTTTATAACCGTGGGTTAACCAATCTTGTGAAAAGCTAAATAAAAACTTTTTGTGCAAGAACATATTTTTTCGAACGGCTGAACCGGCACCGTCAGTTCCTAATAGAATATCTCCGCTTAAAGTGACTTCTTCATTGGTTTCATAATTTTTAAAAGTTGCTGAAGCGTTGGGCAAATCAACCGTTTTGCAACCATGATTGAAAATAATTTTCACATTCGGCATCGCTTCCGCAGCATCTAACAACAATTTATTTAAGCCTGGTCTTGAAACCGAGTTGATGTATTCATTTTTACGTCCGCTGTATTTACTTAAAAATGTATTGCTTTGACGGTCGTGAATCATTCGACCGTTCATAGGAATACACAGTTTTTTGGCGTCTTCTTCAACACCGGCAAGTCGCAATCCTTTTAAACCTCGATCACTTAATGCTAAGTTGATAGAACGCCCGGCGTCTTGGGTTGTTTTTCGTAGATCAGGTCTTTTTTCAACTAGGGTAACTTGATATCCACGTTGAGCTAATCGTAAGCTGAGTAAACTACCGCAGAGTCCAGCGCCAATTACTAATATGTTATCTTTTGTGTTCATGGTGAAGTGATGAGGTTTGCTATAGTAGAATTAATTATTTAGCACTTGTTTCAGTTTTTGGACAAAGCCAAACACATCTGCAAAACTATTGTAGAGTGGAGCAGGGGCAATACGGATTACATCAGGCTCGCGCCAATCACTGATTACACAAGATTCGGTTAATTTGGTATGTAAGCTTTTATCGGCGTTTTTTACTTGAATGGATAATTGACAACCCCGTTCTTCTGGTGTTCTAGGTGTGATAACTGATATGCTTTCATTGTTCATGTCATCTAAAAGAAATTCTAAAAAACCAGTGAGTTTAACCGATTTCTTTCGAAGATTGTCAAAACCAGCTTCCTCAAAAACATCTAACGATGCTCTAATGGCAGCCATCGATAAAATAGGTGGATTGCTCAATTGCCAGCCTTCGGCACCTGGTAAGGCATCAAAATCTTTCCGCATATTGAAACGGGTTTGCTTATTGTGCCCCCACCAACCTGTGAAACGTTTTAACTCTTTATTATTTGCGTGGCGTTCGTGAACAAAACAACCGCCCAAACTTCCTGGACCACTGTTTAAATACTTATAACTACACCAAACCGCGAAATCTGCTCCCGATTCGTGTAAGTTAGGTTGAATGTTCCCAGCTCCGTGAGCTAAATCAAAACCTACTTTACAATCGTGTTTGTGTCCTAATTCGGTGATTTTTTTGAGTGGGAACGATTGCCCGCTATAGTAGTTTGTGCTACCAATCATTAATAAAGCGATTTCGTCGCCTTGTTCATTCATAATCGCTTCTAGATCTTCAAAACGACATAACTCTTCACCTTCTCTGGGTTTCCATAGGATGAGTCCTTCCTTTTCATCATGGCTGTGAAACTTTAACTGACTTTCCATCGCGTATTTGTCGCTGGGAAAAGCATCGGCTTCAATGACGATTTTATACTTTTTATCGGTAGGTTGATAAAACGAAACCATCATTAAATGTAAGTTGGTGGTCAGCGTGTTCATCATCACCACTTCGCTAGGTTTAGCACCTACTATTTTGGCCATGCTTTCGGAAAGCAATTCGTGATACGGCAACCAAGGGTGTTCGCCTTCGGTATGGCCTTCAACCCCTAATTTGGCCCAATCTTGCAATTCTTTTTGAATATAGGTTGAGGTGGTTTTAGGTTGTAACCCTAAACTGTTTCCGCAGAGGTAAATCAGTTCGTTGTTGTCTTTATCTTGAGGAATGTGGAATTTTTTTCTGAAATGCGATAAGCTGTCTTCAGTGTCTAATTGCTTTGCAAATTCCAGTGAGTTTTGGTAGTTCATACGATTCGTTTCGGCTTCTAACAAAAATAACAATTTAATATGGTTTATAATTACTGAAGTAGTGTCCTTAACGCATAAATTTTAACGTCTTGATTGTGTGATGTTTCGTACATTTGAATTCAATATGAAGAAATTTGTACTTCTTTTTTTAGTAGTAGTTGTTTCAACAACAGCATTTTCACAATCCATCGCTAGAAAGTGGAATGAGGAAGTGTTGCATGGCATTCGCAATGATTTTGCACGGCCGGTGGTGCACGCCCGTAATCTATTTCATACTTCGGTTGCGATGTACGATGTTTGGGCTGTGTTTGATAAACAAGCTGCGCCGTATTTTTTAGGAAATACCATTGATGGTTTTAATTGTGAATTTGAGGGGTTTGAAACTTCAGAAACAGTTTCCGAAGCACAAAAGAAAGCGATTAGTTATGCGGTGTATCGATTAATGAAACAACGTTTTCAAAACTCACCTGGAAGCGAAGAAATTTTTATGTCAATAGATAGTTTAATGGATGAATTAGGCTATGATAAAAACTACTCTTCAACTAATTATAAAAATGGCAACCCTGCTGCTTTGGGAAATTACATCGCCGAGCAATTAATAGCTTTTGGACTACAGGATGGCTCTAATGAAGCCAATGATTATGAAAATCGGTATTACGAACCTTTAAATGAAGCATTGAATCTCGATTTTGTAGGGAATTCAACATTAGAACATCCAAACCATTGGCAACCATTAAAAGTGGAAAATTGGGTAGACCAAAGCGGAAATACCATTCCGGGAGGACAACCACCCTTTTTAGGACCAGAATGGGGAGCTGTCGTTCCTTTTTCCTTAAATGAAAAGGAATTAAAAACATACTCGACATCAGGTTTTGACTATAACTGCTATTTTGATCCCGGTGATCCATGGTACATTCAAGATTACAAAGGAATAGATGATCCTTACAAATGGAGTTTTGCCTTAGTTGCTGTATGGAGTTCACATTTGGACTCTACCGATGAAGTAATGATTGATATCTCACCAGCAAGTATTGGTGACTTTGATAGCACCGATTTTCCTGCCACTTTTGAAGAGTATAAAACTTTTTACGATTATAAAGATGGAGGTGATCCTAGTAATGGACGCGAGCTAAACCCTGTTACGGGTGAGCCATATGAAAAGCAGTTGGTGCCTCGCGGTGATTACGCTCGTGTGTTAGCCGAATTTTGGGCAGA comes from the Marixanthomonas ophiurae genome and includes:
- a CDS encoding T9SS type A sorting domain-containing protein, whose protein sequence is MKKFVLLFLVVVVSTTAFSQSIARKWNEEVLHGIRNDFARPVVHARNLFHTSVAMYDVWAVFDKQAAPYFLGNTIDGFNCEFEGFETSETVSEAQKKAISYAVYRLMKQRFQNSPGSEEIFMSIDSLMDELGYDKNYSSTNYKNGNPAALGNYIAEQLIAFGLQDGSNEANDYENRYYEPLNEALNLDFVGNSTLEHPNHWQPLKVENWVDQSGNTIPGGQPPFLGPEWGAVVPFSLNEKELKTYSTSGFDYNCYFDPGDPWYIQDYKGIDDPYKWSFALVAVWSSHLDSTDEVMIDISPASIGDFDSTDFPATFEEYKTFYDYKDGGDPSNGRELNPVTGEPYEKQLVPRGDYARVLAEFWADGPDSETPPGHWFTILNYVNDQPELTKKFKGIGEVLSDLEWDVKSYFILGGAMHDVAISAWGIKGYYDYVRPVSAIRYMSDQGQSSDSALPRYSPHGLPLIEGYIELVEEGDPLAGAFNENLHKIKLYAWRGPGEIADPNVDEAGVGWILAEEWFPYQRPSFVTPPFAGYVSGHSTFSRAAAEILTTLTGDPYFPGGMGTFEVKKNEFLVFEQGPSMDMQLQWATYRDASDQCSLSRIWGGIHPPIDDIPGREIGEKLGKHAFEFAEAYFTKRVAEKGVVFPNPASEIVTILYESEIPLQISIFDLQGRQVLSQPSDFSENNKAMLNVSALQQGMYFITLQNNEEQNIFTTRLLKK
- a CDS encoding alpha/beta hydrolase, whose translation is MKAIKKIVLSIFFLSVSISYAQTKPIEVSKEPFSIGETLTFYSETLEEERTLNVYLPHNFSEEKEYPVIYLLDGSADEDFIHIAGLVQFGSFSWINMIPETIVIGIANVSRNRDFTYPSTDKEYVKKYPETGHSEKFIAFIEKELQPLVEKQYPVTSEKTLIGQSLGGLLASEILFKKPNLFKNYIIVSPSLWYDYESLLKKEPQPYSTEKSIYVAVGEEGNVMKRVAKQLHKKLNKNKKKNTSLYYHFLKEQDHGDALHLAVYDAFKKLFTSQEKK
- a CDS encoding FAD-dependent oxidoreductase, yielding MNTKDNILVIGAGLCGSLLSLRLAQRGYQVTLVEKRPDLRKTTQDAGRSINLALSDRGLKGLRLAGVEEDAKKLCIPMNGRMIHDRQSNTFLSKYSGRKNEYINSVSRPGLNKLLLDAAEAMPNVKIIFNHGCKTVDLPNASATFKNYETNEEVTLSGDILLGTDGAGSAVRKNMFLHKKFLFSFSQDWLTHGYKELEIPAKKDGGYRTYTNALHIWPRGEDMLIALPNLDGSFTVTLFLPYKNSDYCFENLNTPERVTEYFEKEFPDALELMPNLAEEFFNNPTGPLGTIKCSPWSTYGKTLLLGDAAHAIVPFYGQGMNASFEDVVVFDEILEKYESNLTDGTLHWETIFQEYEVNRKKDTDAIADLAVDNFHEMKEHTASPLFQRKRKLETAFEAEFPQEYYSKYSLVTFNEHITYDEALRKGRAQDKAILNLLDDGKLPDSLSLQEKLKLVKRETKEIMHDDAVVKNLK
- the kynU gene encoding kynureninase codes for the protein MNYQNSLEFAKQLDTEDSLSHFRKKFHIPQDKDNNELIYLCGNSLGLQPKTTSTYIQKELQDWAKLGVEGHTEGEHPWLPYHELLSESMAKIVGAKPSEVVMMNTLTTNLHLMMVSFYQPTDKKYKIVIEADAFPSDKYAMESQLKFHSHDEKEGLILWKPREGEELCRFEDLEAIMNEQGDEIALLMIGSTNYYSGQSFPLKKITELGHKHDCKVGFDLAHGAGNIQPNLHESGADFAVWCSYKYLNSGPGSLGGCFVHERHANNKELKRFTGWWGHNKQTRFNMRKDFDALPGAEGWQLSNPPILSMAAIRASLDVFEEAGFDNLRKKSVKLTGFLEFLLDDMNNESISVITPRTPEERGCQLSIQVKNADKSLHTKLTESCVISDWREPDVIRIAPAPLYNSFADVFGFVQKLKQVLNN
- a CDS encoding RidA family protein, with the translated sequence MRNKSKLVDGKAKPRGAYPHVKRVGDFIFISGTSSRLPDNTIAGANQVDEMGSMQFDIKEQTRAVLENIKDYLATENATMDDVVDVTSFLVNMNDFAGYNEVYAQYFKKETGPARTTVAVHQLPHPHLMVEIKAMAYKPVSE